The genomic interval TATCAAAGAGCATATACTTAAAAACTTTTATGCCTTTGAGTTGATGATGGCACCTTATGCAGTGGGACACCTAAAGATAGGCTTTCTCTTGGATGAATTGGGCTATAAGCTTCAGGATGATGATAGGTTTAAGCTATATCTTACCAATACACTGGAGATGAAGGAGCTTGAGCAGACAAGGCTTCCGGGAATGCAGGCTCTTTCAGAGGAATCCCATATGGCAGGTGTGGTTAAAAGGGAAAAGCCCATTCTTGTAATCTTAGGAAATCCGCCTTATTCTGTAAGCTCTGCAAATAAATCCGATTTTATTGAAAAAGAAATGGAGCTTTATAAAAAAGATGTCCATGGTGAAAGGAACATCCAGCCACTTTCTGATGACTACATAAAGTTCATACGCTTTGCACACTGGAAGATAGAGCAGGCTGGCATAGGTGCTATTGGGATGATAACCAATAATTCCTATCTTTCTGGACTAATTCATCGTGGAATGAGGAAGTGCCTATTAAAAAGTTTTAATGAGATATATATCTTAAACCTCCACGGAAATAGCAGGATTGAAGAAAAATGCCCTGATGGAAGTAAGGATGAGAATGTCTTTGATATACAACAGGGAGTTTCAATTGCCATATTCGTAAAGAGTAAAAAACAGAAGGGTCTGGGAAAGGTTTTTTATCAGGATGTCTATGGGCTCAGAGAAAAGAAATATGAATATCTTAATAAGCATTATGTTAAATCAACGAAATGGATAAAACTTGAACCATCTGAGCCTTATTATTTCTTTGTGGAGAAGGATTTTGCACATGAGGCAAGATATGAAAAATTTTGGTCAGTTCAGGATATATTTGTCCAGTCCTCAAGCGGTATAACAACTCATCGGGATCATTTTGTAGTTGGATTTTCAAAAGAAGAGATAAAACAAAAAATGAGAACATTTGTTGGTGATTTGCCTGATGAATTGGTAAGACAAGCATTGGATTTAAAAGATACACATGATTTCAAATTGAAAGAGACGAGGGAAAAGCTAAAAAATGAAGACTGGAAGGAATCAATTATGCCATATTCCTACCGCCCATTTGACAATAGGTTTATCTGTTATAGACCTGAATTGATTGATAGGGATAGATACGATATAATGAAGCATTTCTTCAAAGAAAATATTGGGTTGGCAGTTATGAGGCAATATCTCTATGAACCTGTAAAGATTTATAACTATACTTTTTGTATAGATAAGCTATCGGATAGAAGGCTTTTTATCAGCAATAGAGGAGCTGGATTTCTCTTTCCCCTCTACCTCTACCACAAAAAGGACAACCCTAAAAAGCGGTCTTTAAGTAGTATTCTGATGATTTTTGAACCACAGGCAGAGTATCAAGCAAAAAAACCAAACCTCAATCCATCTTTACTTGAAAGGCTGAAAAAGGAATACAATAAAACCCCTTCCCCTGAAGAAATCTTCTATTACATTTATGCAGTCCTTTACTCAAACACCTACCGCACAAAATATGCAGAGT from Nitrospirota bacterium carries:
- a CDS encoding N-6 DNA methylase, with amino-acid sequence MCCTSRLNVGKLLDEYFHKHRGKDPVVHFYETFLSVYDPKTREKRGVYYTPEPVVSYIVRSLHHILKEHFGKRDGFANDDVTVLDPAAGTLTFLAESAKLAVDEFVSKYGEGAKETLIKEHILKNFYAFELMMAPYAVGHLKIGFLLDELGYKLQDDDRFKLYLTNTLEMKELEQTRLPGMQALSEESHMAGVVKREKPILVILGNPPYSVSSANKSDFIEKEMELYKKDVHGERNIQPLSDDYIKFIRFAHWKIEQAGIGAIGMITNNSYLSGLIHRGMRKCLLKSFNEIYILNLHGNSRIEEKCPDGSKDENVFDIQQGVSIAIFVKSKKQKGLGKVFYQDVYGLREKKYEYLNKHYVKSTKWIKLEPSEPYYFFVEKDFAHEARYEKFWSVQDIFVQSSSGITTHRDHFVVGFSKEEIKQKMRTFVGDLPDELVRQALDLKDTHDFKLKETREKLKNEDWKESIMPYSYRPFDNRFICYRPELIDRDRYDIMKHFFKENIGLAVMRQYLYEPVKIYNYTFCIDKLSDRRLFISNRGAGFLFPLYLYHKKDNPKKRSLSSILMIFEPQAEYQAKKPNLNPSLLERLKKEYNKTPSPEEIFYYIYAVLYSNTYRTKYAEFLKIDFPRIPFTKDYKLFSKMAKYGERLIELHLMKSEETDTPITKLQGKGDNKVEKLRYDNPPLLAKGE